The Flavobacterium commune genome contains the following window.
AAAAACATATTTGTCCCAGGTTAGAGTAGCACTTTGTTCAATTTCAAAGCGATAGGCTAATCTTATTTTTGATTTATAGTTCATGCTAATGGTATTTCGATGAGTAGCAACATGGCGTTTTCTGATAAAGATTCCCATTCTAAATCTTCTGTTTCTTTTAAACTTAAAGCATCACCGCTTTCAAGAAGTCTGTTTTCAAATTCGAATGCGCCGTTGATTATGTAAACAAAAATTCCGTTTTCTTTGTTTTGGAGTTGGTAATGTACTTCTTTCCTTCCGTCAAATTGAGCTATAAAAGCATTGGCAGTATTGTTTTTGAATAAAGAAATGAGTTTGTTTTTTTCTTTGAAATCAAATTCAAGTGATTTGTTTTCAAGGCTTGGCTCATTGGTTTTAAAACCAATTTGTAAAAAGCTCATGTTTTCATCAAATGGATTTGATACTTCAAATGAAGTTTCTTTATTGGAAACAATTTGTTCGATTTTTTCTGTTGCAATTAGTTTATTCTGATATTCAATTCCACCATAGAGAGGTAAAATATAGTATAAACAATCGGCTTGGGCTAACATTG
Protein-coding sequences here:
- a CDS encoding pirin family protein produces the protein MIKQHPAQMYLATARKQRQTKGYNCWSTLSIENYQEKTKDLGSLFLFNYQILAPHQKSTMLAQADCLYYILPLYGGIEYQNKLIATEKIEQIVSNKETSFEVSNPFDENMSFLQIGFKTNEPSLENKSLEFDFKEKNKLISLFKNNTANAFIAQFDGRKEVHYQLQNKENGIFVYIINGAFEFENRLLESGDALSLKETEDLEWESLSENAMLLLIEIPLA